A genome region from Drosophila simulans strain w501 chromosome 2R, Prin_Dsim_3.1, whole genome shotgun sequence includes the following:
- the LOC6734679 gene encoding muscle M-line assembly protein unc-89 isoform X5: MGETENGDIEPRASAEPEAASAQDTLQVPTQKKRKLKSPTPGSLRGRSATPIHGRSQTPFTLYMTRRSATPSTWRSITPFLKREEKEKTPFELGRDIKSQTTCNIAVFDRALVMDISEPLDVQKPVRYITSDLSVIDRAAVMDVSNVEVIYVVEEYEEVEEEEIIEEVKPKKKEKKARKPRAQRKSIDKDMSPSGAEDGDDLGDFGGDDREDSVDLDDGDEPVKKGKKKAPPKKKEKKEKSPSPKLTLKLEIGGGQKASKKMFEQQQQQAKPPPKKSKMVLQMEEQAKAAAKAAEEAAARAKPKGETFEERQKRLQAEKEEQERLEAEQRAQEEAEAEAEAEAEEDEEDPSAVGEEGEEGTEAGYGDEDQEQEYPDDEIEAEPEEDTKKKEKRRGSDSSDDFVRPDPHEEERWQRIAAVEGEEFMQQMRKYSQAKRISEKERDADWQRRREQARNPKFINFLSDRAVEAGQSVRLACAVDGPELSVKWYHNRKQLERDGCHRIINNNNILVLEVLNTTILDSGEYSCVISNQNDETSSSCIVTIYEIFKDEPKPPSIQYIKEYYHLRDDELTIECHVHGYPRPVITWWRGCFQVKPSYKFTMLEEAHGVCKLLIYKPGNKDGGIYTMKAINSSGEVQINHTVEVARNLHYHVPGIFHARDKIQLDSLKQAKKAMEAALKSKADSDQRRAEAEEEQARLHPVKATPERLVPAKQKLAFATQLRDRMALEGSTIKFVATVIGPDPNTRWMKDDKWVVVGGNIKNLSEEGKAILEVGNVTSADSGVYKCVAKNDLSEIETSCYFKVYAAQADGDESEPIFALPLRDVYHASQNDLILDTKVRGNPRPEISWTKDQIPVVLDDRVVQIEHLDGICELIINKPTINDNGIYVCTAKNKLGSQSTTHTVVVDTTHTSRRSSILSAIAMQEGGGGGESADAKAKGKKKKKEDEPEGGDGGYERRSRMPDPSPKQMLYFTVNLSNRYVAEGSKVKLQAVIGGPQPMIKWFKDDQNVTYGPNIRNMNRDSLAVLEFTNAKVEDSGTYSIVAQNESCKITTSAMLHVYETKVNTDVQPVFIRSLKETYHLNTNELILETAVRGQPTPAVQWFKDSIEIQSGGRFQIIEHQDGTCELIIDRPDNKDSGKYVVKAESRAGKMEISHYVLFEGQSHHIAENIHGVFHADKSLLRPKEVEKPVEKKPAPAAEPESEAEDGKAKRRAKKEEDDGASSAYATDYASDTASLSSKRREKNIAIHFSTSMRDRVVAEGSKVKISCFLEAKEPQVKWFKDGEQIQNSPKIRGRYSEGLCLLEVMSATAEDNGEYKCWGRDETGEASTSCRLEVYENPGTGDVPPTFTRNIKDTMHGKINELQLDVHVRGLPTPAVTWVKDGVKIENSDKYQQVDHDDGTCELFISRPKASDSGKYVCQAENREGKTEIVHMITVEPRVRAPRISPPREGRPPRPTGDEEAPAAGEEGAEGAAEGEGGEKRRRKPKPDEEEQTSSRREVPPPPDLRKRLYFRNFLSNRTVKSGSNVKWMVNIDGPEPTAKWFFGDQPIAFGPRSKMSMQDGIAWLNLVGVTEEDAGEYTLRVRGSENEIVSTCNLFVYSTGKPEVIPPTFVVGIKDTYSLNENELVLDCRVRGQPRPEIQWIKGTEPIEASEKFKLSDQADGYAKLVIVNPTEKDSGIYWCVARNEGAENKISHQVDFKGRQHYSLEKTHGFFHRDPNKPHFLLPLGNQTVCNGGTVAISAEFMETSTPIEVKWLRDRRVVDGPNVKALADRGVYTLTIMNAGPEVEGTYTCRASNAFGRIESNVNVDVAVGAEKDERPPLFLSRPDTEMKIAVGDPFSLSFRIAGDPKPKLTFMKGTKDITQSDRVSKEVSDDYTRFSVQQAQISDSGTYFVVARNNFGTDRIFVTVTIKIPKKKEE; the protein is encoded by the exons ATGGGAGAAACCGAGAACGGAGATATCGAGCCACGGGCCTCCGCCGAACCGGAGGCGGCATCCGCCCAGGATACGCTGCAGGTGCCAACGCAAAAGAAGCGCAAGCTTAAGTCCCCAACCCCAGGAAGCCTTCGCGGAcgcagtgccacgcccattcaCGGCCGGAGCCAGACCCCGTTTACGCTGTACATGACGCGGCGCAGTGCCACGCCCTCGACATGGCGCAGCATTACTCCGTTCCTGAAGCgcgaggagaaggagaagacACCGTTCGAGCTGGGAAGGGATATCAAGAGCCAGACCACCTGCAACATCGCCGTCTTCGATCGCGCCCTCGTTATGGATATTTCCGAGCCGTTGGATGTGCAAAAGCCCGTGCGTTACATAACTTCCGATTTGTCGGTGATCGATCGCGCTGCCGTAATGGATGTGTCCAACGTTGAGGTTATCTACGTTGTGGAGGAATACGAGGAggtcgaggaggaggaaattATTGAGGAGGTCAAGccaaagaagaaggagaagaaggcTAGGAAGCCGCGCGCCCAGCGCAAGTCCATTGACAAGGACATGAGTCCTTCCGGAGCCGAAGATGGCGACGATCTGGGTGACTTTGGCGGCGATGACAGGGAGGACAGCGTTGACCTGGACGACGGCGATGAGCCGGTGAAGAAGGGCAAGAAGAAGGCACCGCCCaaaaagaaggagaagaaaGAGAAGTCGCCCAGTCCGAAATTGACCTTGAAACTGGAGATCGGCGGTGGCCAGAAGGCCAGCAAGAAGATGTtcgagcaacagcagcagcaggccaagCCGCCGCCAAAGAAGAGCAAGATGGTGCTCCAGATGGAGGAGCAGGCAAAGGCGGCTGCCAAGGCCGCCGAGGAGGCAGCTGCGAGGGCCAAGCCCAAGGGCGAGACCTTTGAGGAGCGCCAGAAGCGTCTGCAAGCCGaaaaggaggagcaggagcgccTGGAGGCCGAGCAACGGGCCCAGGAAGAGGCTGAGGCGGAGGCAGAAGCCGAGGCCGAGGAAGACGAGGAGGATCCATCTGCCGTCGGCGAGGAGGGTGAAGAAGGCACTGAGGCCGGATACGGAGATGAGGATCAGGAACAGGAATATCCTGATGACGAAATCGAAGCTGAGCCCGAAGAGGATACGAAGAAGAAGGAAAAGCGTCGCGGCAGCGACTCCTCCGACGACTTTGTCCGCCCCGATCCCCACGAGGAGGAGCGCTGGCAGCGCATTGCCGCCGTCGAGGGCGAGGAGTTCATGCAGCAGATGCGCAAATATAGCCAGGCCAAGCGGATCAGTGAGAAGGAGCGCGACGCCGACTGGCAGCGTCGCCGGGAGCAGGCCCGCAATCCCAAGTTCATCAACTTCCTGTCTGACCGAGCCGTTGAAGCCGGGCAAAGTGTGCGCCTGGCCTGCGCCGTGGATGGTCCGGAGTTGTCGGTTAAGTGGTACCACAATCGCAAGCAGCTGGAGCGCGATGGATGCCATCGCATcatcaataacaataacattcTGGTGCTGGAGGTGCTTAACACCACCATCTTGGACTCCGGCGAATACTCGTGCGTGATCTCGAACCAGAACGATGAGACGAGCTCCTCGTGCATTGTGACCATCTATGAAATTTTCAAGGACGAACCCAAACCCCCCTCCATTCAATATATCAAAG AGTACTATCATTTGCGCGACGATGAGCTGACCATCGAGTGTCACGTGCACGGCTATCCCCGGCCTGTGATCACGTGGTGGCGCGGCTGCTTCCAGGTGAAGCCCAGCTACAAGTTCACCATGCTGGAGGAGGCGCACGGTGTGTGCAAGTTGCTCATCTACAAGCCGGGCAACAAGGATGGCGGTATCTACACGATGAAAGCCATCAATTCCAGTGGCGAGGTGCAGATCAACCACACGGTTGAGGTGGCCCGTAACCTACACTACCACGTACCCGGCATCTTCCATGCCCGCGACAAGATCCAGCTAGACAGTTTGAAGCAGGCCAAGAAGGCCATGGAGGCGGCCCTCAAGTCGAAGGCCGACTCCGACCAGAGGCGtgcggaggcggaggaggagcaggcgcGCCTGCATCCTGTCAAGGCCACGCCGGAGAGATTGGTGCCCGCCAAGCAGAAGCTGGCCTTTGCCACTCAGTTGCGCGATCGCATGGCGCTCGAGGGCTCGACTATTAAGTTTGTGGCCACTGTGATTGGACCCGATCCCAATACCCGCTGGATGAAGGATGACAAGTGGGTAGTGGTCGGTGGCAATATCAAGAACCTGTCCGAGGAGGGCAAGGCCATCCTGGAGGTGGGCAACGTAACATCCGCCGACTCCGGTGTCTACAAGTGTGTGGCCAAAAACGATCTCAGCGAGATCGAAACCTCCTGCTACTTCAAGGTGTACGCGGCACAGGCGGATGGTGATGAATCTGAACCCATTTTCGCCCTACCCCTGCGAG ATGTGTATCATGCCTCGCAGAACGATCTGATTCTCGATACGAAGGTTCGCGGCAACCCCCGCCCTGAAATCTCGTGGACCAAGGACCAGATACCCGTGGTGCTCGACGATCGTGTGGTTCAGATTGAGCACTTGGACGGCATTTGCGAGCTGATCATCAACAAGCCGACGATCAATGACAACGGAATCTATGTCTGCACCGCCAAGAACAAACTGGGCAGTCAGTCGACCACCCACACGGTTGTCGTCGACACCACCCACACCTCGCGCAGATCGAGCATCCTGTCCGCCATTGCCATGCaggaaggaggaggaggcggagagTCAGCCGATGCCAAGGCCAagggcaagaagaagaagaaggaggaTGAGCCCGAAGGTGGCGATGGTGGCTACGAGCGACGCAGCCGGATGCCGGATCCTTCGCCCAAACAGATGTTGTACTTCACGGTCAACCTGTCCAATCGCTACGTGGCCGAGGGATCCAAGGTCAAGTTGCAGGCTGTGATCGGTGGACCCCAGCCGATGATCAAGTGGTTCAAGGACGACCAGAATGTAACGTATGGACCCAACATTCGCAACATGAACCGCGACAGCCTGGCGGTGCTGGAGTTCACCAATGCCAAGGTGGAGGACTCTGGAACCTACTCCATTGTAGCCCAGAATGAGTCGTGCAAGATCACCACCTCGGCCATGCTGCATGTGTACGAGACCAAGGTCAATACGGATGTGCAACCCGTCTTTATTCGCTCTCTGAAAG AGACCTATCACCTGAACACCAACGAACTGATCCTGGAGACAGCTGTGCGGGGTCAACCTACACCGGCGGTCCAGTGGTTTAAGGACAGCATTGAAATCCAGAGTGGTGGGCGCTTCCAGATCATCGAGCACCAGGACGGCACCTGTGAGCTCATCATCGATCGGCCGGACAACAAGGACTCCGGCAAGTATGTTGTCAAGGCGGAAAGTCGCGCCGGCAAGATGGAGATCTCGCACTACGTGCTCTTCGAAGGTCAATCCCATCACATTGCCGAAAATATCCATGGTGTGTTCCATGCGGACAAGAGCCTGTTGCGTCCGAAGGAGGTGGAGAAACCGGTGGAGAAGAAGCCGGCTCCTGCTGCCGAACCGGAATCCGAGGCTGAGGATGGCAAGGCGAAGAGACGTgccaagaaggaggaggacgaTGGAGCATCCTCGGCCTATGCCACTGACTACGCCTCCGATACCGCCAGCTTGTCAAGCAAGCGTCGCGAGAAGAACATTGCGATCCACTTCAGCACCTCGATGAGAGATCGCGTGGTGGCCGAGGGATCCAAGGTTAAGATTTCATGCTTCCTGGAGGCCAAGGAGCCGCAGGTCAAGTGGTTCAAGGACGGCGAGCAGATCCAAAACTCACCCAAGATCAGGGGTAGGTACAGTGAGGGTCTGTGTCTGTTGGAGGTCATGAGCGCCACAGCGGAGGACAACGGAGAGTACAAATGCTGGGGTCGCGACGAGACTGGAGAAGCATCCACCTCATGCCGACTGGAGGTTTACGAGAATCCCGGCACTGGTGATGTTCCACCCACCTTTACGCGCAACATCAAGGACACGATGCACGGCAAGATCAACGAGCTGCAGCTGGACGTCCATGTGCGCGGTCTGCCCACGCCCGCAGTTACGTGGGTGAAGGATGGCGTCAAGATTGAGAACAGCGACAAGTACCAGCAGGTTGACCACGATGACGGCACCTGTGAGCTGTTCATCAGTCGCCCGAAGGCTTCGGATAGCGGCAAGTACGTTTGCCAGGCTGAGAATCGCGAGGGCAAGACCGAGATTGTCCACATGATCACAGTGGAGCCACGTGTGAGGGCACCTCGCATCTCGCCGCCGAGGGAGGGCAGACCTCCACGTCCGACCGGCGATGAGGAAGCACCCGCTGCTGGAGAGGAAGGAGCCGAAGGCGCCGCTGAAGGTGAGGGTGGCGAGAAGCGCCGCAGGAAGCCCAAACCGGATGAGGAGGAGCAAACGAGCTCCAGACGCGAGGTACCACCGCCACCGGATCTAAGAAAGCGTTTGTACTTCCGCAACTTCCTGTCCAACCGAACCGTGAAATCGGGCAGCAACGTCAAGTGGATGGTGAACATCGATGGTCCGGAGCCAACTGCCAAGTGGTTCTTTGGTGACCAACCGATCGCCTTCGGACCGAGGAGCAAGATGTCCATGCAGGACGGCATCGCCTGGTTGAACCTCGTGGGCGTCACTGAGGAAGATGCCGGAGAGTACACTTTGCGGGTCAGGGGTAGCGAAAACGAAATCGTGAGCacttgcaatttgtttgtgtaCAGCACGGGCAAACCGGAGGTGATTCCGCCCACATTTGTAGTGGGCATCAAAG ACACATATTCTCTCAACGAGAATGAGTTGGTTCTGGATTGCCGCGTACGTGGCCAGCCGCGTCCCGAAATCCAATGGATCAAGGGCACGGAGCCCATTGAGGCCAGCGAGAAGTTCAAGCTGAGCGATCAGGCCGATGGATATGCCAAGCTGGTCATCGTGAATCCCACAGAGAAGGATTCGGGCATCTATTGGTGTGTGGCCCGCAACGAGGGTGCGGAGAACAAGATCTCCCATCAGGTGGACTTCAAGGGACGCCAGCACTACTCGCTGGAGAAGACGCACGGATTCTTCCATCGCGATCCCAACAAGCCGCACTTCCTGCTGCCGTTGGGCAATCAGACGGTCTGCAACGGTGGCACCGTGGCCATTTCCGCCGAATTCATGGAGACCAGCACACCCATCGAGGTCAAGTGGCTTCGCGATCGCAGGGTGGTGGATGGACCCAATGTCAAGGCCCTGGCCGATCGCGGCGTCTACACGCTGACCATCATGAATGCCGGTCCCGAGGTGGAGGGCACCTATACCTGCCGCGCCTCCAATGCCTTTGGTCGCATCGAATCCAATGTCAACGTCGATGTGGCCGTCGGAGCCGAGAAGGATGAGCGTCCTCCGCTGTTCCTCTCGCGACCGGACACCGAAATGAAGATCGCTGTCGGTGATCCCTTCTCGCTGTCCTTCCGCATTGCCGGCGATCCGAAACCAAAAC TGACCTTCATGAAGGGCACGAAGGACATTACCCAATCGGATCGGGTCAGCAAAGAGGTGTCCGATGACTACACAAGATTCTCAGTGCAGCAAGCCCAGATCTCCGATTCTGGCACCTACTTCGTGGTAGCCCGCAACAACTTTGGCACCGACAGGATATTCGTCACTGTGACG ATTAAAATACccaaaaagaaagaagaatAA